A stretch of Castanea sativa cultivar Marrone di Chiusa Pesio chromosome 2, ASM4071231v1 DNA encodes these proteins:
- the LOC142625869 gene encoding protein PIN-LIKES 3-like: protein MGLVDLFFVASAPVLKVLLLTALGSFLALERMDILGENAMKQLNTVVFFVFNPALVSSNLAKTITFEGVVLLWFMPFNVLGTFLIGSALGWVLIKITRPPQHLKGLILGCCAAGNMGNLPIIIIPAVCREKGSPFGAPDVCHTYGMAYASLSMAIGAIYLWSYVYNIVRIFSSKVNEKVNADEFTSNKKPNGATSKLLHGDSSEAVLPSENCSVSEDNANKLMLPSEEEKKGPILYAIKHYLRVFSRKINLKALFAPSTTGAMVGFIIGVVPQIRNLIIGGDAPLRVVLDSASFLGEAAIPTLTLILGGNLLKGLKGSGTLQPLIFGIIAVRYIFLPLLGIIIVKSAIRFGLVHSDPLYQFVLLLQYALPPAMNIGTITQLFGAGKNECSVIMLWTYAFASVSLTLWSAYFMWLVV, encoded by the exons ATGGGGCTTgtggatttattttttgttgcatcTGCCCCGGTTTTGAAAGTGCTATTGTTGACTGCACTTGGCTCATTTCTAGCACTGGAGCGTATGGATATCTTGGGGGAGAATGCAATGAAGCAATTAAATACT GTGGTATTTTTTGTGTTCAATCCGGCACTTGTGAGTAGCAACCTGGCTAAAACAATAACTTTTGAAGGCGTTGTTTTGTT GTGGTTCATGCCATTCAATGTTCTGGGTACATTCTTAATTGGCTCAGCACTAGGTTGGGTGCTGATTAAAATCACAAGACCTCCCCAACATCTGAAGGGCCTGATATTGGGTTGCTGTGCGGCAG GGAATATGGGAAATTTGCCTATAATTATCATCCCAGCAGTATGTAGAGAGAAAGGCAGTCCATTTGGAGCACCTGATGTCTGCCATACATATGGAATGGCTTACGCTTCACTTTCTATGGCG ATTGGAGCCATTTATTTGTGGTCCTATGTTTACAATATTGTGAGGATTTTCTCAAGTAAGGTCAACGAAAAAGTCAACGCAGATGAGTTCACTAGCAATAAGAAGCCTAACGGGGCCACTTCAAAATTACTCCATGGGGATTCCTCAGAAGCAGTTCTTCCTTCAGAAAACTGTTCTGTCTCTGAGGACAATGCAAATAAACTAATGCTTCCTTCTGAAGAGGAAAAGAAG GGACCAATCTTATATGCAATTAAGCACTACTTAAGGGTGTTTTCAAGAAAGATCAATCTCAAGGCATTGTTTGCACCTTCAACAACTGGAGC GATGGTTGGGTTTATCATTGGCGTGGTTCCCCAGATCCGAAACCTAATTATTGGTGGTGATGCTCCTCTACGTGTGGTCCTGGATTCTGCTTCTTTTCTGGG TGAAGCAGCCATCCCAACTCTCACTCTGATATTAGGAGGAAACCTTCTTAAag GTTTGAAAGGTTCAGGTACTCTGCAGCCACTAATCTTTGGCATCATAGCAGTTCGGTATATTTTCCTGCCTCTCTTAGGCATTATCATCGTTAAAAGTGCGATACGTTTTGGTTTGGTTCACTCAGATCCTTTGTATCAGTTTGTTCTTCTACTTCAGTATGCACTTCCACCAGCAATGAACATAG
- the LOC142625614 gene encoding protein PIN-LIKES 3-like isoform X2: MEFLDLFIVALMPVLKTLLITAIGLLLAIDRIGLLGPEGRHHLNNIVFFVFTPALMVSNLSETITLSSFVTLWFMPVNILLTFIIGSVLAWILVKITRTPKHLHGLVIGCCSAGNLGNLLLIIVPAVCDETNSPFGDSSTCSTYGEAYASLSMAVGAIYIWSYVYMIMRVYANNSIKDVNTHDSTISITLSDESAETFPETCTEPLLPSRDCPSSDDHADQVELTHTTSEGKVTVLNQILQCIKMSAGQINLKMLFAPSTIGVIAGFIIGIVSPIRTLMIGDSAPLRVIISSASLLGEATIPSMTLIVGANLLKGLRRSEVGVLVVVGVIVVRYIIMPLLGVVIVKAAHSWGMVGSSSLYQFILMLQYALPPAMSVGTITQLFEAGESECSVIMLWTYAVASFSLTLWSTFYMWIVS; the protein is encoded by the exons ATGGAATTTCTAGATCTGTTCATTGTTGCATTGATGCCAGTTCTGAAAACGCTCCTCATCACTGCCATTGGATTACTGCTTGCAATAGATCGGATAGGTCTTTTGGGCCCAGAAGGAAGGCATCATTTGAACAAT ATTGTATTTTTTGTGTTCACTCCTGCGCTCATGGTTAGCAACTTATCTGAAACCATTACTCTCAGCAGCTTTGTTACATT GTGGTTCATGCCAGTGAATATCCTTCTCACCTTTATTATTGGCTCAGTACTTGCATGGATACTTGTTAAAATCACCAGAACTCCTAAACATCTGCATGGCCTTGTAATCGGTTGCTGTTCCGCAG GAAATTTGGGAAACTTGCTTCTCATTATTGTCCCAGCTGTCTGTGATGAAACAAACAGTCCATTTGGGGATTCATCCACATGCTCGACATATGGAGAAGCTTATGCTTCACTTTCTATGGCG GTTGGAGCAATTTATATATGGTCTTATGTGTATATGATAATGCGGGTATATGCAAATAATAGCATTAAAGATGTCAATACACATGACTCCACAATCAGCATAACGTTGTCTGACGAAAGCGCAGAAACATTTCCAGAGACTTGCACAGAACCACTGCTTCCTTCAAGGGATTGTCCAAGCTCTGATGACCACGCAGATCAAGTTGAACTGACTCATACTACATCTGAGGGGAAA GTGACTGTTCTGAATCAGATTCTTCAGTGCATCAAGATGTCTGCAGGACAGATCAATCTGAAGATGTTGTTCGCACCATCTACCATTGGAGTG aTTGCAGGGTTTATCATCGGAATAGTTTCTCCAATTCGAACGCTAATGATTGGTGATAGTGCTCCTCTTCGTGTGATCATTAGTTCTGCATCTCTGCTGGG GGAGGCAACAATTCCATCTATGACTTTGATAGTGGGAGCAAACCTGCTTAAGG GTTTAAGAAGATCAGAAGTAGGCGTGTTAGTCGTTGTAGGTGTTATAGTAGTCCGGTATATTATAATGCCGCTCTTGGGTGTTGTTATTGTGAAAGCTGCACACAGTTGGGGCATGGTGGGATCAAGTTCATTATATCAATTTATTCTAATGCTTCAGTATGCACTTCCACCTGCAATGAGTGTAG GTACGATTACTCAGTTGTTTGAGGCTGGTGAGAGTGAATGTTCTGTTATCATGCTATGGACATATGCTGTGGCTTCATTTTCTCTTACACTGTGGTCAACCTTCTACATGTGGATTGTCTCATAA
- the LOC142625614 gene encoding protein PIN-LIKES 3-like isoform X1 codes for MEFLDLFIVALMPVLKTLLITAIGLLLAIDRIGLLGPEGRHHLNNIVFFVFTPALMVSNLSETITLSSFVTLWFMPVNILLTFIIGSVLAWILVKITRTPKHLHGLVIGCCSAGNLGNLLLIIVPAVCDETNSPFGDSSTCSTYGEAYASLSMAVGAIYIWSYVYMIMRVYANNSIKDVNTHDSTISITLSDESAETFPETCTEPLLPSRDCPSSDDHADQVELTHTTSEGKVKVTVLNQILQCIKMSAGQINLKMLFAPSTIGVIAGFIIGIVSPIRTLMIGDSAPLRVIISSASLLGEATIPSMTLIVGANLLKGLRRSEVGVLVVVGVIVVRYIIMPLLGVVIVKAAHSWGMVGSSSLYQFILMLQYALPPAMSVGTITQLFEAGESECSVIMLWTYAVASFSLTLWSTFYMWIVS; via the exons ATGGAATTTCTAGATCTGTTCATTGTTGCATTGATGCCAGTTCTGAAAACGCTCCTCATCACTGCCATTGGATTACTGCTTGCAATAGATCGGATAGGTCTTTTGGGCCCAGAAGGAAGGCATCATTTGAACAAT ATTGTATTTTTTGTGTTCACTCCTGCGCTCATGGTTAGCAACTTATCTGAAACCATTACTCTCAGCAGCTTTGTTACATT GTGGTTCATGCCAGTGAATATCCTTCTCACCTTTATTATTGGCTCAGTACTTGCATGGATACTTGTTAAAATCACCAGAACTCCTAAACATCTGCATGGCCTTGTAATCGGTTGCTGTTCCGCAG GAAATTTGGGAAACTTGCTTCTCATTATTGTCCCAGCTGTCTGTGATGAAACAAACAGTCCATTTGGGGATTCATCCACATGCTCGACATATGGAGAAGCTTATGCTTCACTTTCTATGGCG GTTGGAGCAATTTATATATGGTCTTATGTGTATATGATAATGCGGGTATATGCAAATAATAGCATTAAAGATGTCAATACACATGACTCCACAATCAGCATAACGTTGTCTGACGAAAGCGCAGAAACATTTCCAGAGACTTGCACAGAACCACTGCTTCCTTCAAGGGATTGTCCAAGCTCTGATGACCACGCAGATCAAGTTGAACTGACTCATACTACATCTGAGGGGAAAGTAAAG GTGACTGTTCTGAATCAGATTCTTCAGTGCATCAAGATGTCTGCAGGACAGATCAATCTGAAGATGTTGTTCGCACCATCTACCATTGGAGTG aTTGCAGGGTTTATCATCGGAATAGTTTCTCCAATTCGAACGCTAATGATTGGTGATAGTGCTCCTCTTCGTGTGATCATTAGTTCTGCATCTCTGCTGGG GGAGGCAACAATTCCATCTATGACTTTGATAGTGGGAGCAAACCTGCTTAAGG GTTTAAGAAGATCAGAAGTAGGCGTGTTAGTCGTTGTAGGTGTTATAGTAGTCCGGTATATTATAATGCCGCTCTTGGGTGTTGTTATTGTGAAAGCTGCACACAGTTGGGGCATGGTGGGATCAAGTTCATTATATCAATTTATTCTAATGCTTCAGTATGCACTTCCACCTGCAATGAGTGTAG GTACGATTACTCAGTTGTTTGAGGCTGGTGAGAGTGAATGTTCTGTTATCATGCTATGGACATATGCTGTGGCTTCATTTTCTCTTACACTGTGGTCAACCTTCTACATGTGGATTGTCTCATAA